Proteins found in one Brachypodium distachyon strain Bd21 chromosome 5, Brachypodium_distachyon_v3.0, whole genome shotgun sequence genomic segment:
- the LOC100839567 gene encoding uncharacterized protein LOC100839567: protein MTADGRSPRAAVSGEEHLRSCRHGRIGKQAERKTKKALAGDAKKASAAGIGCSELKLGSAQIAPERKKRKTRLPQEEVDQILSRGAVRTRRAPRAFEALRRQNPSLTPSPEEEKDESKVAMYTAVRAYYESRESGFQAWVGGQVEELGYVEVDDEAVALRDDLRAWSKKARKEAFERIGFPDSDN, encoded by the coding sequence ATGACGGCGGACGGGAGGTCACCTAGGGCAGCGGTTTCCGGTGAGGAGCATCTGAGGTCGTGCCGGCATGGTCGGATTGGGAAGCAGGCGGaaaggaagacgaagaaggcGTTAGCAGGCGATGCGAAGAAGGCGAGCGCGGCTGGGATCGGCTGCTCTGAGTTGAAGCTGGGATCTGCGCAGATCGCtccggagaggaagaagaggaagacgcGGCTACCGCAGGAGGAGGTCGATCAGATCCTTTCCCGGGGGGCGGTCCGCACTCGCCGCGCCCCTCGTGCTTTCGAGGCCCTCCGGCGCCAGAACCCGAGCCtgacgccgtcgccggaggaggagaaggacgagTCCAAGGTGGCCATGTACACCGCCGTCCGTGCCTACTACGAATCTCGGGAGAGCGGATTCCAGGCCTGGGTCGGAGGCCAGGTTGAGGAGCTTGGCTATGTCGAGGTAGATGATGAAGCGGTCGCTCTCAGGGACGATCTCAGAGCATGGAGCAAGAAGGCACGGAAGGAGGCGTTCGAACGCATCGGGTTTCCCGATTCCGACAACtag